The following is a genomic window from Thermoplasmata archaeon.
AGGGCGAGGCCCGCGAGCGTCACCGGGATCGCGATCGCGAAACCGACGAGCGGCCCGGAGACGCCGATGTCCAGGAGGGCGCGGCGGTTCGGGATGGGGTCGCGCATGCTGATGAACGCGCCGAGCGTGCCGAGCGGCGGCAACGAGGGGAGGAAGAACGGCAGCGAGGCGTGGACCTTGTACTTCTTGGCGACGAGGAAGTGGCCCATCTCGTGGGAGCCGAGGATCGTGAGGAGCGGGAGGGAGAAGAACAGGCTGCCGTAGCCGATCGAGGCGGCGGAGAGGATCGGCTCCCCCGAATAGGCGGACCAGTTCCAGGCGCCGCCGAAGAACACGATCGAGGGGATCGTCAGGAGCAGCAGCAGGAGGTTCACCTGTCGCCTCGCGAATCGCATCCGCGGCCGGCGCTGCACGTGGAGGAGCGTCTCGCCCCGTTCCTGCGTCACGGTCGGGATATAGTCCCTCGGGACGAGTTCCTGGCGGAGTGCGTCGAACGGCGCATCGATGCTCCCGCTCGGGGAGGTGACCTGGAACGTCAGCGCGAGCGGCGTCACGACGACGCCGTATACGGTGAAGTACTTCGCCACGACGGTCCGGATCGCCTCGATCTCCGCTGCGGGCGAGTCCATCGGCCGACCGAACCTTCCCGCGTATTAAAAGATACGTGGCAGTGCATCCTGCGGATGGAGGCCACGAAAAGCGTATTATATCAACGAGAATATCGGGGAGCAGCGAGGAGGGGTAGAGTCGATGGGGTCTTGGTCTGGTTTCGTTCGCGATAGCCCGAACGCGGTTTATCAAAAGGCCCAAGGAGCGGTCACGTCGAAAGGGTTTGAATCGAAGGTGGCCCTTCCCGGTCAAAGCTTGACTGCAGAGGGGGGTCGAGCGTATCGCTTGGTGGTACTGATCATCCTTGTGGTCGTGATCTGGCCTGTGGCGCTCATCTACTACTTCACTCGCAAACGAAACTCGATCACGGTCCAGATACGGCCTCAAGGTGAAGGAAGCGCGGTGCAGATCAACAGCTTCGGCGAGAAGGCCGACGATGCGCTGGGAATGATTACTTCGGGATTGTCGGCTCAGTAGCCGGTCGTCGGTCGTGTCGGGAAATGCGAGACCCGTTGCGTCCGCCGTCGGGTCGCCTTGGAATCCGGTAACCAGCCTGCGGCCCAAGAGTCTCTTCTCCCTGACTAGACTCCCGCTCCGAGACCGACGGACTATGCTCATCCTTAACGATTAATCGGCTTGCTCTGCTCGCGGTCGTTCCAAAGGGGGAAAAGGCCGTGCGGGCCCGGAATGCTGCGAGCGAAAGGGACGCGAAGCACGCTGCTCCGAGGCAGCGGGGAAGCTACGAATCCTCCTCCCGGTGTGCGCGTCTGGAAAACCGGTGATACGAGGTTCAGAGGCATCGCCAAGTAGAAAGCGCGGGCTCACCGGGGCCGCGCGCCGAACAGCCAAAGGAGGACCGCGGTCCCGAGGCCCGCGGCGACGAACCGCAAGCCTGTGACGACGAGCCGCTCGCGCACGAGGGTCCCGAGGTAGGCGCCGATGACGAACAGGATCGCGAGGGTCAGGCCGATTGCGACGACGGTCGCGGTCCGGATGTCGAAGAACAAGAACGGGATGAGGGGGACGAGCGCCGCGATCATCGGGGAGACGCCGTGGACGAGAGCGCTCACGATGGCGGCGAACTGAAACGCCTCCTTGTGTTCCTCGCTGAGCCGCGCGAGCAACGCCCGCTCGATCGAGCGCACGTCGAGCTTCTTCTCGACGCGCTCCGCCTCGTACGCTCCGACGGCGCTGCTCACCGCGAGGGCGATCCCGGCGCCGAGCGATGCGGAGAGGATGATCGTCTTGTGGGATTCGTCCGCGCCGGCGGCGACCGTGCCGATAATGATCCCGAGGATCGTCAGCGCGCCGTCGAAGGCCCCGATCACGAAGTACCGGCGGACGATCGGCCCGACGTTCGTGATCTCGTCGTACTCCCGGATCCGGCGGCCCCAGGCGCGGAAGTCCATGTCATCCGCTCTCGATCCCGAGTCGCTGGCGGACGAGTTCCTCGAGCCGCGCCGCGGCGGCCCTCGCCTGGTCGGCGTTCGGGAAGCTCGCCTGTGCGAAGTCCGGCTTTCCGCCGCCCTTGCCGTGGAAGTCCGGCGCGACGCTCCGGACGAGCTCCGCCGCGTCGATCGGCACCTGCACGCCGCGCGTGAGGACGAGCTTCACGTCGCTCGGCGACGGCGCCCAGTAGATCCCGATCGCCCGCGACTCGGAGGCGGTCGCCTTCGACATCGAGAGCATGAACCCGACCCCTTGTGGGACCTCGGACCGGAGGATCGGCCATGGACCTTTCGCGGTCTCGATTTCCTGTCGCGTCTTCGCGGCCGCCTGCTCGTCCGTCGCCCGCTGGGAGATCTTGCGGTACTCCTTCCACTCGGCCACAATCCGCTCCGCGGCCGGCACGACGCGGTCCCCCGGCACTTCGAGGATCTCCGCGACGCGCGCGAGCTCCTCGGCCTGCTTGCGCACGGCCTCGAGCGCGCCTTTGCCGGCGGCGTACTCCAGGCGGACGACGCCGTCCTGGATCCGGGTTGATCGGAGGATCTTGATCAAGGAGACGTCGCTCGTCCGCGAGACGTGGGTGCCGCCGCATGCCTCGACGTCCCACTTCGGGATCTCGACGACCCGCAGCTCGCCCCCGGGGACGGAGCCACCCTGATAGAGCCGGAAGCCGTACTTCCGCTCCGCGACGTCCCGGGCGAGGAACGTCGCCCGCACCTGGCGCCGCGCGAGGACCTCGTCGTTCGCGAGCGCCTCGATCTTCGTGACTTCCGCGTCGGTCAGGGCGTCGAAGTGGGTGATGTCGAGACGCGCCATGTCAGCGGCCTTGTGCGCGCCCGCCTGCCACACGTGGTTCCCGAGCGCCTTCCGCGCGGCGCCGAGGACGATGTGCGTGGCGGTGTGGTTCCGCATGAGTGCCTCCCGCCGCTCGCCGTCGATCGCGCACGCGACGCGTGCGCCCTTGAGCGCGGACGCGTCGCCGCGGACGAAGTGCAGCACGCTGGCCCCGACCTTCTGGACGTCGTAAACCTCCCGGTCCCCGATTGTCCCGTGGTCCGCCTCCTGGCCGCCGCCTTCCGGGTAGAAGTACGTCTGGTCGAGGACGACCGCCTCGCCTTCGACCGCGAGGACCTTGGCCCGGAAGGCGCGCTTCCGCTTGTCCTCGTAGACGCGGAGCTTCGTCGGGGGGAGCGCCTTGGAGACCGTGACCTTCTTCGTCGCCTCGGCGGCCGCGGGCCGTTCGTGGCGGGCGGCGACCCGCGAGTAGAAGTCGTCCGGCACCTCGACGGGGGCGTCCGCGAATTCCCGGACGACGTCCGGGTTCAGTCCGTGGCTATCGTAGAGCTGGATCAACGTGTCGACGTCGAAGGCCTTCCCGGCGGCCTTCAGGTCCGCCGCGATCTTGCCGACCGTGGCACGGCCCTTTTCGAGCGTCTCACGATACCGGGCCTCCTCGACCTTCAGGAGTTTCAGGATGTCGCCTTTGTTGAAGAAGAACTCCGGGTAGTCCTCCCGCATCTGGTCGATCATGAACGAGACGGTGTCCGCGAGGCTGTACGTGATGTTGAGGTCCTTCAGCGCTCGCAGCCCGCGGCGCACGAGGAGGCGGGCGAAGTACCCCTCCCGGCTGTTCGACGGCACGACGCCGTCGCCGAGGAGGAAGATCAGGGCGCGCGCGTGGTCGCACACCGTGTACAGTGCTTCGAGGGGCGAGACCTGGGCGACGAGCTCGTCGACCGAGAGGCCGACCCGTTCTGCGGTCTGCCGGCGGATCTCGCGGATGTCCGCGAGGCTCTCGACCTTCAGCAGGCCCGCGACCTTCGAGTACTCCCGCAGCACGCGGTCGTCCACGCGCTTCGCCCCGGTCGCGCGCTTCAGGTATGCGAGCGCGTCGCCGAAGACGGCCTCGTACGCCGACGTCGTGCCTTGGGAGAGCCACGTGAGCCGCTCGAGGCCGTAGCCCGTGTCGACGACTTGCGTGTCCATTGGCACTCGATGCCCGTTCACCTCGCGGTTCATCATGAACACGAGCGTCGCGGCTTCCGCGCCGCCGAAGACGACCTCGAAGCACGGCCCGCTGTTCCCGCCGCCCTCCCACCACGACTCCTTGTACCGGACGACATCGGGCTTGAGGCCGAGCCGATCCGTGAGGAAGCCGTGGCACAGTTCGACAGTGTGATCCTTGAAGTACAGGAACTTCCCCGGAAAGTTGAACGCGTGGTGGGCCATCATCTCGAACATCGTGAAGTGCTGCCCCGTCTTCCCGACGTTGTCGACATCGAGGAAGCGGACGCACGGCTGCGAGAGTGTGAGCGGGTTCGCAGGCGGGCTCGCCTCGCCGCTGATCACCCACGGCTGGAACGGGTAGACGCTCGCCTGCACGAAGAAGACGTCGTCGCGCCAACGGGCGACAATCGGGTAGCGCTTCACGCGAGTGTGGCCGTTCTGCTCCAGGTAGGAAAGGAAGTCCTCCCGCATCGCGCGGTAGGTGAGCTTCTTGGCGAACGGAGGATTCCCGATGAAGTCGTACTCCTGGCACGGGGCCTCGCCACACGTCTCGTGCTGACCGATCGCCCAGAAGGCCTTCCCGCACTTCGCGCACGTCTGGCGAGTGAATCCCTGCTTGCGGAACAGCTCGACCTCGTATTCACTCTCGGGCATTCCCGGCTGGATGAACGCGCTCGATATAAAGATGTATCAAGAGTGACCGCGCCTGCACCTCCAGGTGCCGTCCGGAGGCCAGAGGCGGCGTTTTGTAGGATTCTTCAAAACGGTCACTCGACCCGAACGTCGAGATGGCCGTACGCCACACTCTTAGCCTTGTAGACGTTTTCAAAGCCGCGCGGAGCGTGGAGACGGTTTTGCAAGGTCCTTCAAAACAGATTCGTGGCCCGACTGGGGCGATCGCCTGATTTCGAAATATCCTACAAAAAGGGCAGGCCGCGTTTCGCATTTTTGAAGGACTCTACAAAAGGGACTCAAGTCACTCTCGTATCAATTCGCGAGCAATGACCATCCGCTGGATCTCACTCGTGCCTTCTCCGATTTCTGTGAGTTTCGCGTCACGCAACATCCGTTCTACGGGATAGTCGGCGATGTAACCGTATCCGCCGTGGATCTGCACCGCCCGGTTCGTCACGAACGACGACATCTCGCTCGCGTAGAGCTTGGCCATCGCGGCCTCCTTCTTGAATGACTTTCCCTGGTCTTTCAGCCAAGCCGCGCGCCGTACCAACGCCCGCGCCGCATCGATCCTCGTCGCCATGTCGGCGAGCATGAACTGAATCGCCTGATGCTCCGCAATCGGTTTGTCGAACTGAATCCGTTCCCTCGCATACTTCACGGACTCCTCGAACGCGCCTTGCGAAATCCCGACCGCCATCGAGCCGATTCCGATCCGGCCGCCATCGAGGATCTTCAGCGCGTTCGCGAAGCCTCCCGCCTCGGGTCCCAGGAGCGCGTCCTTGGGGACCTTGCACTCCGTGAGGATGACCTGCGACGTGGCGCTGCCGCGCACCCCGAGCTTCTCTTCGACCTTCCCGATCGAGAGGCCGCGGTTGCCTCGCTCGACGATGAAGGCGCTGATCCCTCGGTTCCCCTTGGTCGTATCCGTAACGGCGTGGATGACGAACGTCCCCGCGACCGGGGCGTTCGTGCAGAAAGTCTTCGTGCCGTTCAAGACCCAACCGTCCTTCGTCCGGATGGCCGTGGACCGCATCGCGGCAGCGTCCGATCCGCTTGTTGGTTCCGTGAGGGCCCACGCCCCGACCTTGCGGCCGCTGGCGAGGTCCGGGATGTACCTTCGCTTCTGCTCCTCCGTCCCCGCGAGCCAGATCGTCCCGGTGCACAGCGAGTTGTGGGCCGCCATGATGAGCGCGTGCGATCCGCACACGCGCGCGACCTCCTCGATTCCGATCGCAAGCGCGACGGCATCGAGGCCCGCACCTTCGTACTCCTGGGGGATCGCCACGCCAAGGAGCCCGAGGCCGGCCATCTTCGCGACGGTATCCTTCGGGAACTCGCCGGTCTTGTCGACGCGTGCCGCAATCGGACGGATTTCATTCTCGGCGAAATCGTGGACCGTTTGGCGGATCATCTCGTGTTCGGGCTTCAGCTCGAAGTCCATGGGACGCCCATGAGGCCTAAACCCAAACGTGCCTTTAGGGCTTCGCTCCCATCGTAGCCGTCGTCTTTGGTAGGATCCTACAAAAGGGCTCGTTGGGCCGACGCGATTTTGTAAGGTTCTTCAGAATCCACCTTCAGCGCCCGAGGCTTGCGGCGGCCTCCGCCGCTTGTCCCCAAGGTCTCCCAAGACCCCGCGACTCTCGTCCAACACGTCCATCAAGGCGTCGCGCTCTCGCGTCACGTACTCGATGATCTCCGGATACCGTCCGTCCCGGTACATCTTCGGGACGCGGGCGCCGCTCTCCTTGTCCGCGTACCGATGGAGGCTCGATCCCTCGAACGAGCCGCGGTTGAGCAGGACGAGCACGGAGGAGAGGTCGAAGTACGGCTTCGTGAACCAGTAGTACTTGAGCTTCCCGATGTCCCAGTCGACCAGCTTCCATTTGGTCGCCCGCTCGATCAGGAACGTCAGGTCGAACCGAAGGCGGTTCCCCACCGGCACGAAGTCCCACGTCGGCTCGAGGACGCCCTTTTCGAGGACCGTCTGGATCGCCTGCCTCTCCCCCCACTCCCACTCCGCGACGACCTGGAAGGTCCCCTTCGGCGTGAGTTCGTCGGTGAGCGGCTGGTACTGCACCGTGATGATGCGGTCCTGCTGCGGGCCGTCCCCCGTCGTTTCCGTATCGAAGTAGTATAGCGGCACGCGGAGCCTTCGGATTGCACGAAGGCCTCTGACGGGCCTTAAGTCCTTCCACCGCTCGCGCCGTGCGACAGTCTTTTCTCCGCATCCTGCGTTGCCGCGCCGGACATGCGAGTCGGGATCATCGGCGTCGGCATGACCGCCTTCCGGCCGTCGACGCCGGACGTCAGCTGGAAGGAGCTCATGTTCGAGGCCGCGTCCCGCGCGTACGCCGACGCGGGCGTGGACCCGCGGGCCGACGTCGGCTCGTTCGTCACGTGCGCCGAAGACTACTACGAGGGATTCGGGATCTTCGACGAGTTCGTGCCGGACCAGCTCGGAGCCGTGCTCCGGCCGACGTGCACCGTGTCGGGCGACGGATTGCAGGGCCTCGCGAACGCCTTCATGCAGATCCACACGGGCCTGATCGACGTCGCCGTCGTCGAGGCGCACAGCAAGATCTCGGACGTCCTGACGCCGCTCGGCATCGTCGAACACGGCCTCGACCCGATCTGGAACAAGCCGCTCGGATTCCATCCGTACGTCGTCGCGGGGCTCGAGGCGGACGCCTACCTGCGTGCGACCCGCACCCCGACGAAGGCGCTCGCCGCGGTCGTCTCGAAGAACCGGCGGAAC
Proteins encoded in this region:
- a CDS encoding acyl-CoA dehydrogenase family protein, whose product is MDFELKPEHEMIRQTVHDFAENEIRPIAARVDKTGEFPKDTVAKMAGLGLLGVAIPQEYEGAGLDAVALAIGIEEVARVCGSHALIMAAHNSLCTGTIWLAGTEEQKRRYIPDLASGRKVGAWALTEPTSGSDAAAMRSTAIRTKDGWVLNGTKTFCTNAPVAGTFVIHAVTDTTKGNRGISAFIVERGNRGLSIGKVEEKLGVRGSATSQVILTECKVPKDALLGPEAGGFANALKILDGGRIGIGSMAVGISQGAFEESVKYARERIQFDKPIAEHQAIQFMLADMATRIDAARALVRRAAWLKDQGKSFKKEAAMAKLYASEMSSFVTNRAVQIHGGYGYIADYPVERMLRDAKLTEIGEGTSEIQRMVIARELIRE
- a CDS encoding VIT1/CCC1 transporter family protein gives rise to the protein MDFRAWGRRIREYDEITNVGPIVRRYFVIGAFDGALTILGIIIGTVAAGADESHKTIILSASLGAGIALAVSSAVGAYEAERVEKKLDVRSIERALLARLSEEHKEAFQFAAIVSALVHGVSPMIAALVPLIPFLFFDIRTATVVAIGLTLAILFVIGAYLGTLVRERLVVTGLRFVAAGLGTAVLLWLFGARPR
- the alaS gene encoding alanine--tRNA ligase, which codes for MPESEYEVELFRKQGFTRQTCAKCGKAFWAIGQHETCGEAPCQEYDFIGNPPFAKKLTYRAMREDFLSYLEQNGHTRVKRYPIVARWRDDVFFVQASVYPFQPWVISGEASPPANPLTLSQPCVRFLDVDNVGKTGQHFTMFEMMAHHAFNFPGKFLYFKDHTVELCHGFLTDRLGLKPDVVRYKESWWEGGGNSGPCFEVVFGGAEAATLVFMMNREVNGHRVPMDTQVVDTGYGLERLTWLSQGTTSAYEAVFGDALAYLKRATGAKRVDDRVLREYSKVAGLLKVESLADIREIRRQTAERVGLSVDELVAQVSPLEALYTVCDHARALIFLLGDGVVPSNSREGYFARLLVRRGLRALKDLNITYSLADTVSFMIDQMREDYPEFFFNKGDILKLLKVEEARYRETLEKGRATVGKIAADLKAAGKAFDVDTLIQLYDSHGLNPDVVREFADAPVEVPDDFYSRVAARHERPAAAEATKKVTVSKALPPTKLRVYEDKRKRAFRAKVLAVEGEAVVLDQTYFYPEGGGQEADHGTIGDREVYDVQKVGASVLHFVRGDASALKGARVACAIDGERREALMRNHTATHIVLGAARKALGNHVWQAGAHKAADMARLDITHFDALTDAEVTKIEALANDEVLARRQVRATFLARDVAERKYGFRLYQGGSVPGGELRVVEIPKWDVEACGGTHVSRTSDVSLIKILRSTRIQDGVVRLEYAAGKGALEAVRKQAEELARVAEILEVPGDRVVPAAERIVAEWKEYRKISQRATDEQAAAKTRQEIETAKGPWPILRSEVPQGVGFMLSMSKATASESRAIGIYWAPSPSDVKLVLTRGVQVPIDAAELVRSVAPDFHGKGGGKPDFAQASFPNADQARAAAARLEELVRQRLGIESG